The genomic segment GCAGCAGCGCAAGAGTGCTCGGCGACATGCAACCTACCGGGAAGAGCAAGGGTGATGGTCCTCGCAGCGGCGGCTTGAGCGTTCTCTTTGGCCACGTACTCCCCGATGTTGACCGGAGCCAAGCCGAGGATGTCCAAGTTGCCCcctgttgttgttttctctTCGCTTTTAAAGTACCATTTGTGGGCAGCGTCGCCAGCCTTCAATCGgacaagagtggtgtgagttcatcagagcgacagcctgggggaagaagctgtctctgtgtctgctggttttagtgtacagagctctataacggcgtccggaggggactagttcaaacaggctgcaacctgggtgcgaagggtctgttgagatgttacttgcacgtttcctggtcctggacaggtacaagtcttggatagatgggaggttgattccaattatcttttctgcagtccttattgtccgttatcCAATTCATTGTGAAACTAAAGGATacaattcaaaattcaaaacataaaattcATGTTTAAATTATACACAACTACATACGTGCATACATACACTACATAGAATGCAGAggctgcgtgcgcgcgtgcgtgcgcgcgcgcgcgcacccaCTGTTGAGCACTTCAATGACGTCACCGCGAGAAAGTTTGCCGAATCGAccgacacacgcgcgcgcgcgcgcgcgcgcacgcacacacacagacaaatagGCATCGAGGGGAAGAGGAGGTGAACTCCGACAAACACGGTTCCCGTTGGATTTGACTCGACGATGATTGGACTCTCCAGTCCGAACTTTggtctctctcactcactcttaTCCGGCTCTGGGGCTGCGCgtgacgacggcggcggcggcggcggcggcggcggcttgatGGAAACTTGCCGAACTTCCCAGGAGAACTAGGTGAGGAGTACGCGTCCAAATCCAATCCATTCCAATCCAATCCATTCCAATCCAATCCAATCCAATCCAATCCAAAATTTCTGCTGGGTCCAGAGAGCCAACTCGCGTTATTTCAGGATGATTACATGCTCTGTATTTTGATTTCGAGTTGCTCGCTTTTTCTCTTTACCTTCACGTTGCAAGCTGGATTGCTGACGTCACAATCCAGTCAacaatttgttgttgttgttgtagaaAGTTCAAAAGTGCACGCAACTCTCCCCATCCGCATATTAACATTTTTCTCTTACAGTATTCTCCCagtaaaaatggatggatggagggatggatggatggatggatggatggatggatggatggatggatggatggatggatggatggatggatggatggatggatggatggatggacggagggatggacggacggacggacggacggacggacggacggatgcatggatggacggacggatggactaaTAACTAAAAACTAATAACAGTCTGTGctttcaatttaactttattcaAATGAGAAGAAATCATAGAGACAAATTCCCCAAAACACAGAAAGTTCTTCTGAAAAGttgttttgaatgaaaaaataaatagaaattccATCATTCCATTGTATTTGAAGGTTTTCAATTGTCGCTTCTCCTTGcagcctccctctctccctcccctcTTCAGATCAccgttctcctcctcctccttctcagcCAGCATGCAGGAAGGGGCGGGGCCAGCACATGACTCAGGTCCAGGCAAAGGCCACGCCACGTTGGATGGCATCTGTGGCTGTGAGCGGGCGTGCCAGCAGGGCGACTATGCCCTGGCGGCACGCCTGTGCACGGAGGCCCTGGCCGCCGACCCCCTCAACTGCGTGCTCTACAGCATCCGCTCGGCGGCCCACCTCAGCTTGGGCCGCTACCGCCAGGCCCTGCATGATGCCAACAAGGCCCGAGACATCAACCCAAAATGGACGCAGGTACCACCTCCTCGGCCCTTAGCGCTGCCGTGACGGGAAAGGGACACTAGGGGAGCCGTTTAGCCCAAATCCTTTGTGACATTTGCAAGAACTCGACTAGGGTCCACAGTCCGGGCCAAAAAAACGGGACCGAGTCAGTTAAGGAGCTTAATGTCGACAAATCATGAAATCAAATAACAAGCAGAGTGCAGAGCTGCAGAGTGtacaaaacgtgtgtgtgtgtgtgtgtgtgtgtgcgtgcgaaagAAAATGGATTTCCTTCCTCTGCAACAGAGAATGgacggaagtgtgtgtgtgggggggttttTTGGCGCTCGGCCTTGGCTTTTAAAGACAATAACAGAAGCTGTGTGGCTTTGcgggtctgtgtgtgtgtctgtgtgtgtgtgtgtgtgtgtctgcgtgtctgtgtgtgtgtctgtgtgtgtgtgtgtgcgtgaagtcCAGCCTTTTGGTTGGAGGCAATGGAGgtcaaaacaaaagaagaaCTCAACAAAAATGGTTTTGCCAAGTTTGCCTTtttcccacgcacgcacgcacgcaactgGTCTTGCGTAGCGTGCCCTTTGTGTGTTTCTGTCGGTGGAAAGCGCCGCCCGAGGCCCGCCCTGTCATTAGCGTTGGACCGGCAGCGCGTTGGCTGCTGGAGGCAGGACGTCAGCCGGCATGAGATTAGAACGTTTGGTCGGGGTCACCGtcaggccgggccgggccgcgcCGCTCCGGTCTGGGCGGCTTAACCGCTGTCTGGCTCGCCTGGGACCATCTTGGACTCATGCGAGGGCAACCGCGCAAGCGCATTCAAATACGTAGCACTCATTCATCCATTTGATTTGCCACTCGGCTGACTGAGCGAGACAAGTGGGCCAAATGCGCcgcatcctcatcatcatcctcctcatcatccACTCAGCCAATCAGAGCTCACTCGTGGCCGCTCACGTCGACCTCTGCTGCCCCTGCTGTGACAACTTTGTAACGTGACCTCtaaacctgtgtgtgtgtgcgagagggGGCAGGGTCAGAGGCTCTGCGCAGCCTATCAGGTTTCAGCATCAGTCTTGAGCGAGCAGGTGAACTCGTTGTTGTCGGGCAAACATGATGAAGTGGCAACCCCGCAGGAAGGTGAGTGGGCTTTTTCCGTTTTCGCCCAGTAGTTGACCATTTCTTTTCACCGTCTGCAGGCCTACTTCCGCCAGGCGGTGGCGCTGCAGCACCTGGGTCGCCACGGAGACGCCCTGGCGGCCTTTGCCTCGGGCCTGGCTCGGGACCCCAAGAGTCTGCAGCTTCTGACGGCCATGACGGAGGCCGCCATGAAGTCGCCCCTCCGAGGTGAGTCGGTGTCCGACTCGACCGCCCCACCCCCGAGTTGAGCGCTCCGTTTTGCGCGGCCCGCCTCCAGATTCTCTGGAGCCCGCCTACCGGCAGCTGCAAAGCATGAAGCTGGAGCGCAGCCCCTTCATGGTGGTGTCGCTGGTCGGACAGGAGCTGCTGACGCGCGGCCtgcacgccgccgccgccgactcGTTGGAAGCGGCGCTGCGGATCGGCACGTGCTCGCTGAAGATGCGCGGTTCCGTCTTCTCGGCGCTGGGCGCGGCTTACTGGTCGCTGGGCCGCGCGGAGAAGAGCCTGGCCTACATGCGACGGGACCTGGACGTGGCCCGCACCTTAGGTGTGTGTGTCACCGTCGGGCTGTAATCGGCGTACGCGTGTGACCTCACGCCTCCGCAGGTGACCAAAGGGGCGAATGCCGCGCCCACGGCAACCTTGGCTCCGCCCTCTTCTCTAAAGGCCGTTACCGAGAGGCGCTGGCCAATCACAGGCAGCAACTGATTCTGGCCATGAAGCTGAAGCACAAAGAGGTTTGTGATCGAAtggatctttattgtcattgtcacacatGACCTGACATCAGCATCAACATGGCCGCATGGCCGCATGGCCGCATGGCCACCCGCCCGCCGTTGCATTAGCATGCTGCTAATTCCATGACGCCTTTGCTTCGAACGTCGCCGCTCTACTCGATGGTTCTGGACGAGAATGTTCATTTGCCTGCAAAGGACGTAAACTCTAGATAGCACAATGAGCACGCTAATAGCTAATGGCTACGGTGTACCAACCAACCTCAGGCAGCGTCCCAAGCTCTCCGAGGGTTGGGCCACGTGTACACGGCCGTCGGCGACTACCCCAATGCGCTAGCCAGCCACAAGCAGTGCGTGGCGCTGGCcaagcaaaatggctgccggCTCTCCGAGGCCCGGCAGCTGGGCGACACGGGCGCTGTGTACACCGCCATGGGAGACGTCGCCGGCGCCCTGCGGTGCCACCAGGAACACTTGGACATCGCCAAGGTGCCAACGTCCTTATTTTCTGCACTCTGCGCCAGGCAGTGGGCCTGAATTTCCGAAGGTCCAAAAGAATCGTCCGATCTCAATCTCACCTCTCACTCCGGGTCAGAGTCTGGGGAACCGGCGCGAGGAGGCTCGAGCTTACAGCAACCTGGGCAGCGCCTACCACGCTCAGCGCGACTACGACAAAGCCGTGACGTACCACAGCCGAGTTCTCAAGCTGGCCCGGGAGCTCGGAGACGACGGCGGCAGCACGGTGGAGATGAGGGCCTTGGCCGGCCTGGGACACGCCGCCCGATGCGTGCAGGTCAGCCAGCGCTTTGAATGCGCCGTGTGCACGCATCCTCCAATGGTATGTGCGCTGGTGCTCAGGACCTGGACGCAGCGCTGCGCTATCACCGGCGTCAACTGGAAATCGCCGAGGAGCTCGGGGACCCGGGGGCTCGAGGCAGAGCCTCTTCCAACCTGGGTAGGTGATGGTTTTACACGCGTGTCGTGTCGCCAGCCGCCGCACTCATCTTTTATTTACCAAGCGTCTCGACTCGCCGTCGCTACAACTGGGCTCCGAGTCACCTGACTGGGCTGGGGCTGCCGTCCGTCTttgcgcctgcctgcctgcctgcctgcctgcctgcctgcctgcctgcctgcctgcctgcctgcctgcctgcctgcctgcctgcctgcctgcctgtttgTCGAGTTCTCGGCCACGATTGACACTCGAGCGCGTCGACGTTTCTTCCCCTCAGGCATCGTCCACCAGATGCGCGGTGACTACCACCTTGCCCTGAAGTTCCACAAAGATGACCTGCTGTGCGCCCAGGAAGTGGGGGACTACGCCGCCCAGGGCCGGGCCTACGGCAACATGGGCAACGCCTACCACGCCCTGGGCCTCTACGAGCAAGCGGCCGGCTTCCACCGACAAGAGCTGAACATCTCTCTGGAGGTGAAGCTCCGGCGTGAGGAAAGGGTGTACTCCCAAGGGAAGGCCGCCGACCGGCTGACGGAGCGCTCGGGTGTCTTCCGTTCAGGTGAACGACCGGGCGTCCCAGGCCTCCACGCACGGCAACCTGGCGGCGGCCTACCAGGCGCTGGGCGCTCCGGACCGGGCCCTCCAACACTACCTGCGCCACTTGAGCGTCTCAAGGGAGCTGGGCGACGTTCAGAGCCAAGCCAGAGCGTTAGGCGAGTCAGCCGCCGGTCAACTTGAAAGaaggccacgccacgccacgccacgccacgctttGACTCTCTCCTTCTTCCCTTTCCAGCAAACTTGGGCAACTTCCATTGCTGCCGAGGCCACTACGAGGAGGCCTTGCCGTACTACCGCCAGTACTTGCTTCTGGCTCCCGGCCTTGGGGATCCGGAGGCCCAGGGCAAAGTTTGCCACAACCTCGCCTACGCCCACTTCTGCCTGGGACACTACCAAGATGCCGTCAGGTCAGGACTCGCTGAAAGCTGAGTCGGACGCAGCGGCCGTCTTCGGTGACATCGCGGCCAGTCGTCACACCAAAAACGTTCCGCACACCAGATACTACCAGCAAGATCTGGCCTTGGCCATGGACCTTCAGGACAAGCTGGCCCAGGCCAAAGCCTACTGTAACCTGGGCCTGGCCCACAAAGCCTTGGGGGAGTTCAGCAGAGCGCAGGAGTGTCACAACCATCTGCTCCAGATCGCAAAAGCTTTGGACAACACAAAGGTAGGGGTCGGAGAGCACTTGAGGAGATCCTGCCCATGCTGCCGGCGCTGCCCGCGCTGTCCATGCTGCCCGTGCTGCGTTTGTAGGCAATCTTCAGGGCTTTGGGCAACCTCGGAGATGTCAGCATTTGTCAGGACGATCTTCAGGGAGCCGCCGGCTTCTACCGACAGCAGTTATCGTTAGCTCACCAGTTCAGCGATCAGAAGATGGAGGCGGACGCCTACTCGGCTCTCGGATCAGTGCACAGGTGAAAAGTCCACCGACCCGAATCGTTGAGCAAAGCGGACGGGGCCTTCACGCGCTCACCCTCTCCGTCAGGCTGCTTGGCCAGCTGGACACGTCCTTGTCCTTCCACAGCCGGGAGCTGACCCTGCGCAAGGATCTGGGTGACCCCGGCGGGGAGTGCCGCGCTTTGGCTCGCCTGGCCGCCGTTCACGCCGACCTGGGAGACGGCGACACCAGCCTGCAGTGCTACGAGGCTCAGCTGGGCCTGGCGCGGCGGCGGCTGCGCGACACCCGCCAGGAGGCCCAGGTCCTCGGAAACATGGCCATCGCCGAGATGAACGCGGGCCGCTTTGAGGAAGCCGTCGGCTTCTTGGAGCAGCAGCTGGCCGCCCTGCGGCGCTCGGGTTCCGGAGACGCCGTCCCGCATCGGGGGAAGGTTTACGGGAACATGGCCAAATGCTACGTCGCCCTGGGAGACTTTGACGAGGCCGTGCGGTGCTACCACGAGGCCCTGACGGTGGCTCGGAGTCTGGAGCGAGTTCAGGACCAGGCGGAAGCCTACAGGGGACTCGCCGACGCTCACAGGTTTCTTCCGGCAACTTTGAGTGGCGTCGTTCCAACGCCTCCGTTTGTAACCAGCCCCATCCGTGTCcgtcccacgcacgcacgcacgcaggtcgGCGGGCAACCTGCAGCAAGCTTTGGTGTGCTTGGAGAAGAGGCTGGTGGCAGCTCACCAGCTGGGCGGGCCGGTGGGTGGCGAGGCGCGGGCGTACGGCGACCTGGGCGCCCTGCACGGCCAGATGGGCAACTATGAGCGGGCCTTGTCCAGCCTGGAGCGTGGACTCGGCATCGCTCGCTCGGCCGGGGTGAGCTTGACGTCGACGGCGGTCGGTGGCCGGGCAATTCGGCAAATGGCTCTTTTTGAACCCGCTCAGGACAAATCCCTGGAAGCGGAGGCCAGCGATGAGCTGGGCCGAGTTTACCAACTGATGGGTGACTACGAGACGGCGCTGCAGTGGCACCGACGATCTCTGGACATGGCGGAGCGGGCGGGATGCCTCAGGGGCCAAACGCGGGCCTCCGCCAACCTGGGAGTGACCTACGAGGCTCTGGGCGACTACCAGCAGGCTCTGCTTCTCCAGGAGCAGCACCTCAGCATGGCGGCGCAGACCAGCGACTTGCTGTCCAAAAGCCGGGCCTACGGCGGCCTGGGGAGGATCCACCACGCGCTGGGCAACGCCACGCAGGCTGTCGCGTACCTCCGGGAAGGTGAGCAACTTCACGGCAGGGCAGCGGCCAGATATCATCCACTATAATGGCGGGATGGCTTTCAGGCCTTCGCCTGGCCGAGCGGTCAGCCGGCAGAGAAGACGAGGCCGAGATGCGCCACCGCCTCGGCTTGTCTCTGTGGGCTGCCGAGAACCTGGCGGAGGCCCGGCGGCAGGTCTGCGCTTTGTCCGGCCGGCCGCGTGTCCACTCGCCACGGCGGTGACAACCGATGGCTGCGTCTGCTTCAGCTTCACAGAGCCTCGCTTCTCTTTGAGAGCATCGGCCGCGAGACGCTGCACGGCGCCGACCGCAAGCACGCCCTCTTAGACCTGCAGACGGACACGTACCAGGCTCTCCAGAGGGTCCTCGTCAGCCTGGGTAGCTGAAATACAACGCCGAGACCGTCTCTGTCGTTTCCACTCATCGGCGCTTTGTCCGCAGGCCACGTGGAGGAGGCGCTGGCCGTAGCGGAGCGAGCCCGAACGCAGACCTTCGCCCACCTACCGGTGGGCTCGGACCGGCGTGCCCCGGTCACGGTGGAGCGCATCCTGGAGACGGTCGACAGCCAGAAGGCCACGGTGCTCTACTTCTCGCTGGCGAGAGGATTCCTGCACAGCTGGCTGCTGGCTCCCGGCTCAGGTAGTAGAACATCTCCCGACCGCGTCAGAGTGCCTCGTCGCTAGCGTCGCTAGCGTCGCTAGCGTCGCGGTCATGCCGTAGGCGTCGTCGAGTTCAACCAGGCCCGTCTCGGAGCCGACGACGCGCCAGAGTTCCGAGATGGCTCCAGCTTGCGGGAGGGCGGCCGGCGCTCTCTGGAGCGGTATGTCTGCGCCGCCAGAGAGGTTCTGGGAGTTGACGGAAACCTCAGCAGGTAACGCGCAACGACACCCATTTGCTTTTGGAGGGCTGTTGTGTTTGGGCGAGCGACTCATCTGTTCGGTGGTTCTGGGGAGGCGGGATCATGGGGAGATCAAAGGTCAGAATTCGGAAAACATCCCCTTTCCTTCCTCGCAGGATGAACGTGGGCAGCGAGACAGAGAGCCAAGCCGGAGAGGCCCCCGAGCGACGCTTTAACGACGAGCTGGACGGCTACCTGCGCGTGGCGTCCGCCGACAACGTCTCCAAAAGGTGCGAGCCCGAAGTCAATCAAAGtcagcgccggccggccgggccaaCGGGCTTATCCGCTTTGTCGCAGCGCCGGCGTTTCTCCGGCCGAGGACGGCTCGTCTTCTCCTTGCCGCCGCCTCGGCGTGGACGCCTCTCCTCTCGCCGCCCTCTACGACTTGCTCATCGCGCCGATGGAAGCGGTACGTACGAACGAGCCGTATCCGTGGAGTTCTTTCAAGTTGCGTCAAGTCTTTTGTGTCAGGCCCTGCTGCACGCCGGTGGTCAGGCGGGTCCACGCCGGCAACTGGTTCTGGTCCTGGAGGGTGACTTGTACCTGGTGCCCTTCGCCTTGCTCAAAAGCAGCTCGTCCGCCGAGTTCCTGTACCAGATGTTTGCTCTGCTTTGCGTGCCGTCGTTAGCCAGCCTGCGAGCTTCCGGGCCGCCTGCTCCGCCCTGCCGGCTCGCCGGCTCGGGACTGGCCGTGGTGGGAGCGCCTGGCCCGTGGCGGGGCCGCTCGTGggctccgccgccgccgtcggccCGGGACGAGGCTCTGTGTCTAGGCGAGCGTCTGGGCTGCGTCCAGCTCGCCCACGCCACCAAGGAGCGCGCCCTCGCCGCCCTGGCGCAGGCGCAGTGCGTTCACTTTGCCACTCACGTCTCCTGTGAGCCGGCCGCCCTGGTGCTGGACCCCGGcggtgaggaggaagaggggggCCGGTGCGCGATGGCGCCGAGCGCGGAAGGAACGAAAGCTTGCCTCGGCGAGGATGCGTGCGAGAGCCGTCCTCCGCTTCGAGACTTCCTcctcaccgcggaggagatcttgGAGCTCAACCTGAGTGTGAAGCTGGTGGTCCTCAGGTTGGTGCCGGAGGTTCTGCCTTCATGTTCTTACGCACTCAAATGTCCATAATCATCCCCTCCCAGGTCCTACCCCGAGTCCGGCGTGCGGCTGACGCGCGACGGCTTGTCGGGTCTGACCGGGGCCTTTCTGCGGGCGGGCGTCCGATGCGTGTGCGTGTCCCTGTGGGCCACGCCGCCGCCCGCTGCCAAGCTCTTCATGCAGAGCTTCTACTCGGCGCTGCTCGAGGGCGCCGCGGCCAGCGCCGCGCTGGCCGGCGCCATGAGTACGCTCCGCGACAGCAAGGACTTTGCGGACCCCTTCAACTGGGCAGGTGAGCACACTCAAAATCCCCGTCGTGTTTTCCAATGAAACCAAACGTCGCTCAGGCTACCTGCTGATGGGCGGCGACGTCCGGCTCAACGGGCCCGAGTTGGCGCTGCGACGGGCCTTGGCGGAGGTTCTCTGCCACGCCGACCGGGCCAGGGACACCTTGAGGGTTCTTCTGCACCTGGTTGGAAGTCAAGACGCCGACGCACCCTTTGGAAtcgaatcaaataaataaaagcaaacgGCGGGTCTCGTTGCCGCACGCAGGTGGAGAAATCTTTGCAGCGCATCCACAGCGGCCACGCCAAGCTCCTGTACACGTCGCAGCAGAGCGTAGACGATAAGGTGGGCGGGCGCTTCTGGATCCGAGCGAGCTGTTGCGGGCGCGGTGATGGCGTGACCTTCTCTCGGTCGTTGTAGGTCGGCGGCGTGCCCGGGTGGCGCCCCTTGTTGGCGGCGGTGGGTTTCCGTCTGGACGCGGGCGGTTCCGGCCGCCCCGCCGCCGTCTTCTTCCCCACGTCGGACCCCGGAGAACGGCTGCAGCGCTGCAGTCTCACCATGCAAGCCCTGCTCGGTACcgttaaggtttcaaattggCTCGGGTTGGGAATTTGCCTTCCAAGCCAGGACGAGCGTTTCAAGATGGCTTTTCAGGGTTCTGCGCTTCAAATTCAGGTTCTGGGTGAGGGTTTCAAATGACCGGCATCTCGTTTGTGTGTGGAGGTCTAAGCGCGGCAGCTTTCGAGGCTCTTTGCAAACTGGTGTCGGCGCCCCAAGCGGGAGAGCCGCTGGTACGCGAGGTGAGCGAGCCGACGGCTCACGTCGACTTGCTTTGCGCTTGCGTCACTCGGACTTTTGCTTTCTTCTCCTTTGCTTCCATATGCGGCAGCTCCATcaggtgctgctgctgcagctgcagtCACGTGACGGCGAGAGCGACCGATCGCCGGCCGCCGTCTTAGTGTCGctcagcgtgcgtgcgtggaggCTTCCGGGATGCCACGAGTTCCTGGCGGCCCTCGGTCGGTCAGCAAAACGGAGACAGACAACGGCgaccgacggacggacggacggacggacggcgctGATAACCACGCCTCCTGTTTGCTCTTCAGGGTTCGACCTGTGCCAGGTGGGTCAGGAGGACGTTCTGCTGAAGACGGGCAAGCGGGCCAGCGGGCGAGTCATGGCTTTGGCCCTCCGCTCACTCCTGGCGCTTTTTGGTGAGAGCGCCTCATTCATTCTCTTGGCGACCCTTCTCGTAGCCCATCGCGCATGACACGAGTCTTCGGGTCCCGTTTCAGACTCGGCAGACGTTCCCGAGCGTGTCGGCACGTACGGGTCGTCCTCGTTGGAGTCTCTGTCGTCTTCTCCGCCGACGCCTCAGCCCGCGTCTTTTCCCGCCTCGCCGCCTCGTCCTTCCCTCTGCCCGGACGCGCCGAGCGGCGACGCCATCTCCGTCTACAGCCTCAGCTCGCTCACCTCCTCTCTCGGGTTCTGGCCGCGCCCCGAGCCCGCGGGAAGCGATGCGGTCGGCCGGTGCTCGCGAGCGCAGGAGGGGGCGGCGACGCCTCGCCGCTCCAGGCGACTGGCCAATCTGGGTAAAGGGGAGGCGGGCGACGAGGACCACCGGGGCTACGCCATCATCAGCAGCGAGCCTCTGAGGCCAGAGGACCGTTGCGCCACGGTCaaagagccgccgccgccgccaaacGTTCCGGCCAAGCCGCCACACACGCAGGAAGTGTAAGTTCAAATGTTCGTCTCTCCTCAAAATGCGACACGCCGCCAATCAATCGGCTGCTCTCGAGCTTTCCTAGCCGACTCACCCGTTCCGATCCGATTCTTCATTTGCGCAGCTcgtctcctcggaggagcaaAGCGAAGATGAGCGGCCGCGAGGAGGCGGGCGGCGGCGTACCCACGGGACAGCTGGACCCcgaggagctgactcgcaagatCCTGGAGGAGACCCGGGTCCACATGCGTGCCGTGGAGATCCTGCAGCGGACCCCTGGGCGGCGTTCTCTCTCGACACCCGTCACTCCCATCCTGAGCAGGGGCGCACGCGCCTTCCAGCCGTCCGAGACCAGCGCCTTCAGCAGACCCCCGAGCAGGACGAGTCCGGCTTCGGCGCCGCTCGGTCCTCTCTCTCCCAGACCGCCGTGCCGCTCCTCTtccctgcagaagctggctccacCCTCATCCCCCAAATATCTGGCTGGCAGAGCGTCTTCACTTCACCTCAAAGCAGCTGGCAGAGATTGTCACGACAAAACTTCACCTGACACCGAGTCCCGGGTCAAACCTTCAACTGGGAGCAAGTGTCATCCAAAAGCTGTTAACAGCGAGTCCCACCCCAAATTCTCCCTGGCGccacccccctcctccaccACCGCGGTCCCTCGCTTCAAAAGCTTCAAGGCGGCCCGCCAACACGAAGGCGCATCCCCCGCCGGCCTTCTTCCGGCAAAGAAAATGAGCACAGTGAAGAAAGACGTTCTGGGTTTGCTGGACCTGTCGTCGCGACATAAGTCCAGCGAGACTTCCGACCGTCTCCCCAGTGCGGACAGCAAAGCGCCTTCCGCCTCCAAAGCTTCCAAACGCACTAAATTTCCTTCTGGCTACAAATTTCTAGCAGggcattttttcccttcttcgaagtgttgacgTGAATATTGGTTGCCGTGGTGATTGATTGACCCTGATGTTCTGAGAAGGTTGAGAAAGTATTGCTTGCTCGCTAACAAATGCCGGTGCGGTTCAAGTGGACAGGAAGAAAGAACACTGTACTTATACTTTGACAGAAGATTTTTACACTATTTCAGTGGCAGATTTGATATATGCTGTCTGTCATTTATTTCACTCCTGTCATAAATACGTACACTGACTGTGCAAGTCTTTGCACTTTTTGCAGTCGCGGGCGAGATGAGCGAAtgattgatcgatcgatcgatcgatcgttcGCTTTCAAGGTAATGGGCTATCGATCGGCTCAGCCAATCGGATGTCCCCTGGAGGGCGGGGCCAACTTGTTGACCGTGCCTTCTCCTTTCGCCTGCTACTGCGCAGGCGCAGACCGGCTGATGAAGATGGTGCTCATCAAGGAATAGTGAGTCTGACGTGTTTTTGGTtggggctttttcccccccttatCATCGTTCGGGGGAATTTCAGCCATTTAAGGCCTTATTGGCGAGTCGTGATCGGTTTGCTTTGCTGGGCTCCTCCCTCAACCTGTAAGCCTCCGAAAGACATGCTACGGGCGGGCAGGATAACGGACGCGCTTTACGGGGCACCGGTCTTTTTAAGGCGTTGTTAGTGACAAGCTATCGCTAactgctaggctaggctaggctggcCAGTTCGCCTCGCGTTCAATTTGATTCACGTCATAGAAAGGCACGCACACAGCCATGGTGGCCTTCAGCCCGTTTAACCAACACTGCCGAGTAGGCGTGCTAACGCCACTAGCTTCGGCTAACCGGCTAGCATCTCGTTATAGCCCCAAAGTGGCGTAAT from the Syngnathus scovelli strain Florida chromosome 13, RoL_Ssco_1.2, whole genome shotgun sequence genome contains:
- the ttc28 gene encoding tetratricopeptide repeat protein 28 isoform X1, coding for MQEGAGPAHDSGPGKGHATLDGICGCERACQQGDYALAARLCTEALAADPLNCVLYSIRSAAHLSLGRYRQALHDANKARDINPKWTQAYFRQAVALQHLGRHGDALAAFASGLARDPKSLQLLTAMTEAAMKSPLRDSLEPAYRQLQSMKLERSPFMVVSLVGQELLTRGLHAAAADSLEAALRIGTCSLKMRGSVFSALGAAYWSLGRAEKSLAYMRRDLDVARTLGDQRGECRAHGNLGSALFSKGRYREALANHRQQLILAMKLKHKEAASQALRGLGHVYTAVGDYPNALASHKQCVALAKQNGCRLSEARQLGDTGAVYTAMGDVAGALRCHQEHLDIAKSLGNRREEARAYSNLGSAYHAQRDYDKAVTYHSRVLKLARELGDDGGSTVEMRALAGLGHAARCVQDLDAALRYHRRQLEIAEELGDPGARGRASSNLGIVHQMRGDYHLALKFHKDDLLCAQEVGDYAAQGRAYGNMGNAYHALGLYEQAAGFHRQELNISLEVNDRASQASTHGNLAAAYQALGAPDRALQHYLRHLSVSRELGDVQSQARALANLGNFHCCRGHYEEALPYYRQYLLLAPGLGDPEAQGKVCHNLAYAHFCLGHYQDAVRYYQQDLALAMDLQDKLAQAKAYCNLGLAHKALGEFSRAQECHNHLLQIAKALDNTKAIFRALGNLGDVSICQDDLQGAAGFYRQQLSLAHQFSDQKMEADAYSALGSVHRLLGQLDTSLSFHSRELTLRKDLGDPGGECRALARLAAVHADLGDGDTSLQCYEAQLGLARRRLRDTRQEAQVLGNMAIAEMNAGRFEEAVGFLEQQLAALRRSGSGDAVPHRGKVYGNMAKCYVALGDFDEAVRCYHEALTVARSLERVQDQAEAYRGLADAHRSAGNLQQALVCLEKRLVAAHQLGGPVGGEARAYGDLGALHGQMGNYERALSSLERGLGIARSAGDKSLEAEASDELGRVYQLMGDYETALQWHRRSLDMAERAGCLRGQTRASANLGVTYEALGDYQQALLLQEQHLSMAAQTSDLLSKSRAYGGLGRIHHALGNATQAVAYLREGLRLAERSAGREDEAEMRHRLGLSLWAAENLAEARRQLHRASLLFESIGRETLHGADRKHALLDLQTDTYQALQRVLVSLGHVEEALAVAERARTQTFAHLPVGSDRRAPVTVERILETVDSQKATVLYFSLARGFLHSWLLAPGSGVVEFNQARLGADDAPEFRDGSSLREGGRRSLERYVCAAREVLGVDGNLSRMNVGSETESQAGEAPERRFNDELDGYLRVASADNVSKSAGVSPAEDGSSSPCRRLGVDASPLAALYDLLIAPMEAALLHAGGQAGPRRQLVLVLEGDLYLVPFALLKSSSSAEFLYQMFALLCVPSLASLRASGPPAPPCRLAGSGLAVVGAPGPWRGRSWAPPPPSARDEALCLGERLGCVQLAHATKERALAALAQAQCVHFATHVSCEPAALVLDPGGEEEEGGRCAMAPSAEGTKACLGEDACESRPPLRDFLLTAEEILELNLSVKLVVLRSYPESGVRLTRDGLSGLTGAFLRAGVRCVCVSLWATPPPAAKLFMQSFYSALLEGAAASAALAGAMSTLRDSKDFADPFNWAGYLLMGGDVRLNGPELALRRALAEVLCHADRARDTLRVLLHLVEKSLQRIHSGHAKLLYTSQQSVDDKVGGVPGWRPLLAAVGFRLDAGGSGRPAAVFFPTSDPGERLQRCSLTMQALLGLSAAAFEALCKLVSAPQAGEPLVRELHQVLLLQLQSRDGESDRSPAAVLVSLSVRAWRLPGCHEFLAALGFDLCQVGQEDVLLKTGKRASGRVMALALRSLLALFDSADVPERVGTYGSSSLESLSSSPPTPQPASFPASPPRPSLCPDAPSGDAISVYSLSSLTSSLGFWPRPEPAGSDAVGRCSRAQEGAATPRRSRRLANLGKGEAGDEDHRGYAIISSEPLRPEDRCATVKEPPPPPNVPAKPPHTQEVSSPRRSKAKMSGREEAGGGVPTGQLDPEELTRKILEETRVHMRAVEILQRTPGRRSLSTPVTPILSRGARAFQPSETSAFSRPPSRTSPASAPLGPLSPRPPCRSSSLQKLAPPSSPKYLAGRASSLHLKAAGRDCHDKTSPDTESRVKPSTGSKCHPKAVNSESHPKFSLAPPPSSTTAVPRFKSFKAARQHEGASPAGLLPAKKMSTVKKDVLGLLDLSSRHKSSETSDRLPSADSKAPSASKASKRTKFPSGYKFLAGHFFPSSKC